The following coding sequences lie in one Arachis ipaensis cultivar K30076 chromosome B05, Araip1.1, whole genome shotgun sequence genomic window:
- the LOC110272053 gene encoding uncharacterized protein LOC110272053: MKPESETHRTTALHEGVNRTIIASHQEAPNRNSPSSHHHRHCAAFFPNRRCAVFFPNRRCLLLPGVAESLLSAALVLLPVLFGCCWFAAVASLLLVCCIGRLWVVICETIVKKTRGPTQCLKIHARQLEDREQITLDSEGEAIGPTDEVVNNLSKFLGTVARNSDFCPLIYTNWKGIKDKEAIWEYVQAKFIIPTEGKRMVLARINDNWKGIRLQ, from the exons atgA aaccaGAATCAGAGACGCATCGCACCACAGCTCTCCATGAAGGCGTAAATCGCACCATCATCGCAAGTCACCAGGAAGCCCCAAATCGTAACTCACCATCCTCGCACCATCATCGTCACTGCGCTGCGTTCTTCCCAAATCGTCGCTGCGCTGTGTTCTTCCCGAATCGCCGTTGCCTCCTTCTTCCCGGCGTCGCTGAGTCTCTCCTCTCCGCGGCATTGGTGCTTCTCCC TGTTTTGTTTGGCTGCTGCTGGTTTGCTGCTGTTGCTTCGCTGCTGCTGGTTTGCTGCATTGGCCGTTTGTGGGTTGTCATCTGTG AGACAATAGTGAAGAAAACACGAGGACCTACACAATGCTTGAAGATTCATGCAAGACAGTTGGAAGATAGAGAACAAATTACTCTAGATAGTGAAGGAGAGGCAATTGGTCCTACTGATGAAGTTGTAAACAACTTGAGCAAATTTTTGGGCACAGTGGCAAGGAATTCAGATTTTTGTCCATTAATTTACACAAATTGGAAGGGAATTAAAGATAAAGAAGCCATTTGGGAATATGTTCAA GCTAAATTTATTATTCCAACTGAAGGAAAGAGGATGGTCCTTGCTCGTATCAATGACAACTGGAAAGGTATAAGACTACAATAA